A window of Parambassis ranga chromosome 10, fParRan2.1, whole genome shotgun sequence contains these coding sequences:
- the LOC114442222 gene encoding potassium channel subfamily K member 4-like isoform X2, which translates to MRCATLTTLLIGVMLYLAMGALVFLTLETPGETMAHKHLMKTKENFLINNSCVTEMDFHNLVKGVVSAVEAGLDVSSLPANLTSRWDMPSAFFFCGTIITTIGFGNLSPRTWYGQLFCVCYALVGIPMFGILLAGVGDHMGTVLRRAVAKIETLFLKRKVRPTTVRVISAVLSILIGCLIFLAVPTVVFQKVEDWSFLESLYFVVITLTTVGFGDYVPGGGNEDSSFFKPLVLLWIVFGLAYFASILTMIGNWLRVLSKRTRAEMEELRAHATDWTQNMSMDFRIPNPLEFNDPFLLQRRRWKRSERRRIRRGAQGTLGYLAQGGSENGHLPNRWAGLSSSMSQLEAHASLERAAVVRSRQGAAGGGKVPRAVVGLRVDLPEAPQGQGRFPHLLARSFSLPVAHSTSELDSAGAAMQEGSLSGSESPFDSRSDGSSVSLSFLMIHKFQPCITVSGTEERGVRAAQINAAQEKAKLMPAENCDSVPNITPKHPPSFLSHPSPPSPSLHPGLPPSPHVKTTTSPGCQLLDFFGENLAYIDESSDTLSDRAQSSGNEEKRRRPRKPKRRSMRRQLSHRWTPLQVRRPNSDMQPPSNPPTPPPDSSLSGNLTDSAPAL; encoded by the exons ATGCGGTGTGCCACCCTCACCACCCTGCTGATTGGGGTCATGCTGTACTTAGCAATGGGAGCACTTGTTTTCCTCACCCTGGAGACTCCTGGGGAGACCAtggcacacaaacatctgatgaAAACCAAGGAAAATTTCCTCATCAATAACTCCTGTGTCACTGAGATGGACTTCCACAATCTTGTAAAG GGAGTGGTGTCTGCAGTGGAGGCGGGCCTGGATGTCAGCAGCCTTCCTGCCAACCTGACCTCTCGCTGGGACATGCCCTCcgccttcttcttctgtggtaccatcatcaccaccattg GCTTCGGTAACCTGTCTCCTCGGACATGGTATGGCCAGTTATTCTGCGTGTGCTACGCCCTGGTGGGCATCCCCATGTTTGGCATTCTGCTGGCCGGAGTGGGTGACCACATGGGCACGGTGCTGCGGAGAGCTGTAGCCAAGATTGAGACCCTCTTCCTG AAACGTAAGGTCAGGCCCACAACTGTGCGCGTGATCTCAGCAGTCCTCTCCatcctgattggctgcctgATCTTCCTCGCCGTGCCCACAGTCGTGTTTCAGAAAGTGGAGGACTGGTCCTTTCTGGAGTCGCTTTACTTTGTGGTCATCACTCTCACCACTGTTGGCTTTGGAGACTATGTACcag GTGGAGGTAATGAGGACAGCAGTTTCTTCAAGCCTTTGGTGTTGTTGTGGATCGTGTTCGGTCTTGCCTACTTTGCCTCCATCCTAACCATGATAGGCAACTGGCTGAGGGTGCTGTCTAAAAGGACCCGTGCTGAG ATGGAGGAGTTGAGGGCCCATGCTACAGACTGGACACAGAACATGTCCATGGACTTCCGAATTCCAAACCCTCTGGAATTCAACGATCCATTTCTCCTGCAGCGAAGGCGCTGGAAACGCAGTGAGCGTCGCCGCATACGCCGGGGAGCGCAAGGAACTCTGGGATACTTGGCTCAAGGGGGGTCAGAGAATGGACACCTTCCAAACCGCTGGGCCGGCCTTTCCAGCTCCATGAGCCAGCTGGAGGCCCATGCATCTCTGGAGAGGGCAGCAGTGGTGAGGTCCAGGCAGGGTGCTGCTGGAGGGGGGAAAGTGCCGAGAGCAGTGGTGGGATTGAGGGTCGACCTTCCTGAGGCTCCCCAGGGACAGGGCAGGTTTCCTCACCTGCTGGCCCGgtctttctccctccctgtgGCTCACTccacctcagagctggactcagcaGGTGCAGCCATGCAGGAAGGATCCCTGTCTGGGTCTGAGTCTCCCTTTGACTCCAGGTCTGATGGCTCTTCGGTCTCATTGTCTTTTTTGATGATTCACAAGTTCCAGCCCTGCATCACCGTCAGCGGCACAGAGGAAAGAGGAGTAAGAGCCGCACAGATAAATGCAGCTCAGGAGAAAGCCAAACTGATGCCTGCAGAAAACTGCGACTCTGTACCAAACATTACCCCCAAACATCCCCCAAGTTTTCTTTcccacccctcccctccttccccttCCCTCCACCCaggcctccctccctcccctcacgTCAAAACCACCACCTCACCGGGATGCCAGCTGCTGGACTTCTTCGGAGAGAACCTGGCGTACATCGATGAGTCCTCAGACACTCTGAGCGACCGCGCCCAATCATCAGGGaatgaggagaagaggagacgGCCGCGAAAGCCAAAGAGGAGAAGCATGAGGAGGCAGCTGTCACACAGGTGGACCCCCCTGCAGGTGAGGAGGCCTAACAGTGACATGCAGCCGCCGTCCAATCCCCCAACACCACCTCCAGACTCCTCTCTCTCAGGGAACCTGACAGATTCAGCTCCTGCACTCTGA
- the LOC114442222 gene encoding potassium channel subfamily K member 4-like isoform X1 yields the protein MRCATLTTLLIGVMLYLAMGALVFLTLETPGETMAHKHLMKTKENFLINNSCVTEMDFHNLVKGVVSAVEAGLDVSSLPANLTSRWDMPSAFFFCGTIITTIGFGNLSPRTWYGQLFCVCYALVGIPMFGILLAGVGDHMGTVLRRAVAKIETLFLVRMKRKVRPTTVRVISAVLSILIGCLIFLAVPTVVFQKVEDWSFLESLYFVVITLTTVGFGDYVPGGGNEDSSFFKPLVLLWIVFGLAYFASILTMIGNWLRVLSKRTRAEMEELRAHATDWTQNMSMDFRIPNPLEFNDPFLLQRRRWKRSERRRIRRGAQGTLGYLAQGGSENGHLPNRWAGLSSSMSQLEAHASLERAAVVRSRQGAAGGGKVPRAVVGLRVDLPEAPQGQGRFPHLLARSFSLPVAHSTSELDSAGAAMQEGSLSGSESPFDSRSDGSSVSLSFLMIHKFQPCITVSGTEERGVRAAQINAAQEKAKLMPAENCDSVPNITPKHPPSFLSHPSPPSPSLHPGLPPSPHVKTTTSPGCQLLDFFGENLAYIDESSDTLSDRAQSSGNEEKRRRPRKPKRRSMRRQLSHRWTPLQVRRPNSDMQPPSNPPTPPPDSSLSGNLTDSAPAL from the exons ATGCGGTGTGCCACCCTCACCACCCTGCTGATTGGGGTCATGCTGTACTTAGCAATGGGAGCACTTGTTTTCCTCACCCTGGAGACTCCTGGGGAGACCAtggcacacaaacatctgatgaAAACCAAGGAAAATTTCCTCATCAATAACTCCTGTGTCACTGAGATGGACTTCCACAATCTTGTAAAG GGAGTGGTGTCTGCAGTGGAGGCGGGCCTGGATGTCAGCAGCCTTCCTGCCAACCTGACCTCTCGCTGGGACATGCCCTCcgccttcttcttctgtggtaccatcatcaccaccattg GCTTCGGTAACCTGTCTCCTCGGACATGGTATGGCCAGTTATTCTGCGTGTGCTACGCCCTGGTGGGCATCCCCATGTTTGGCATTCTGCTGGCCGGAGTGGGTGACCACATGGGCACGGTGCTGCGGAGAGCTGTAGCCAAGATTGAGACCCTCTTCCTGGTGAGAATG AAACGTAAGGTCAGGCCCACAACTGTGCGCGTGATCTCAGCAGTCCTCTCCatcctgattggctgcctgATCTTCCTCGCCGTGCCCACAGTCGTGTTTCAGAAAGTGGAGGACTGGTCCTTTCTGGAGTCGCTTTACTTTGTGGTCATCACTCTCACCACTGTTGGCTTTGGAGACTATGTACcag GTGGAGGTAATGAGGACAGCAGTTTCTTCAAGCCTTTGGTGTTGTTGTGGATCGTGTTCGGTCTTGCCTACTTTGCCTCCATCCTAACCATGATAGGCAACTGGCTGAGGGTGCTGTCTAAAAGGACCCGTGCTGAG ATGGAGGAGTTGAGGGCCCATGCTACAGACTGGACACAGAACATGTCCATGGACTTCCGAATTCCAAACCCTCTGGAATTCAACGATCCATTTCTCCTGCAGCGAAGGCGCTGGAAACGCAGTGAGCGTCGCCGCATACGCCGGGGAGCGCAAGGAACTCTGGGATACTTGGCTCAAGGGGGGTCAGAGAATGGACACCTTCCAAACCGCTGGGCCGGCCTTTCCAGCTCCATGAGCCAGCTGGAGGCCCATGCATCTCTGGAGAGGGCAGCAGTGGTGAGGTCCAGGCAGGGTGCTGCTGGAGGGGGGAAAGTGCCGAGAGCAGTGGTGGGATTGAGGGTCGACCTTCCTGAGGCTCCCCAGGGACAGGGCAGGTTTCCTCACCTGCTGGCCCGgtctttctccctccctgtgGCTCACTccacctcagagctggactcagcaGGTGCAGCCATGCAGGAAGGATCCCTGTCTGGGTCTGAGTCTCCCTTTGACTCCAGGTCTGATGGCTCTTCGGTCTCATTGTCTTTTTTGATGATTCACAAGTTCCAGCCCTGCATCACCGTCAGCGGCACAGAGGAAAGAGGAGTAAGAGCCGCACAGATAAATGCAGCTCAGGAGAAAGCCAAACTGATGCCTGCAGAAAACTGCGACTCTGTACCAAACATTACCCCCAAACATCCCCCAAGTTTTCTTTcccacccctcccctccttccccttCCCTCCACCCaggcctccctccctcccctcacgTCAAAACCACCACCTCACCGGGATGCCAGCTGCTGGACTTCTTCGGAGAGAACCTGGCGTACATCGATGAGTCCTCAGACACTCTGAGCGACCGCGCCCAATCATCAGGGaatgaggagaagaggagacgGCCGCGAAAGCCAAAGAGGAGAAGCATGAGGAGGCAGCTGTCACACAGGTGGACCCCCCTGCAGGTGAGGAGGCCTAACAGTGACATGCAGCCGCCGTCCAATCCCCCAACACCACCTCCAGACTCCTCTCTCTCAGGGAACCTGACAGATTCAGCTCCTGCACTCTGA